The Saccharomonospora glauca K62 genome has a segment encoding these proteins:
- the sbnB gene encoding 2,3-diaminopropionate biosynthesis protein SbnB, whose translation MLILRRTDVEGVLDKDPDSVLETVRRAYVAHARGQTSVPHSVFLRFPGNTRDRIIALPAYVGGERPVAAVKWIASFPANIDAGVERASAVIVLSSVTDGRPRAVLEGAVISARRTAAGAVLAAEELTVGAPETVRSGMSFVGCGVINFEVLRFARHRLPRLREVAVFDLDPARAEAFAERARGQWPEMTVTICEDVERAMASHRLVSLATTAGEPHLTTEACRPGTVVLHVSLRDLTVESILAARNVVDDVDHVCRAATSLDLAARATGNRDFVHAEIGALLDGTTRLPYDEDAVTVFSPFGLGCLDAALAAYTLDEAVGRGLGIDIPDFVD comes from the coding sequence GTGCTGATTCTGCGCCGCACCGATGTGGAGGGTGTGCTCGACAAGGACCCCGACTCGGTGCTGGAGACGGTGCGTCGCGCCTATGTCGCGCACGCACGTGGACAGACCTCGGTCCCGCACTCGGTCTTCCTCCGGTTCCCCGGAAACACACGGGACCGCATCATCGCCTTACCGGCCTACGTCGGGGGTGAACGCCCGGTCGCCGCGGTGAAATGGATCGCCTCGTTCCCCGCGAACATCGACGCGGGTGTCGAGCGCGCGTCGGCCGTCATCGTGCTCAGTTCCGTCACGGACGGCAGGCCTCGAGCGGTGCTGGAGGGCGCGGTGATCTCTGCCCGCCGTACCGCGGCCGGCGCGGTGCTCGCCGCGGAGGAGCTGACCGTGGGGGCTCCCGAGACCGTGCGGTCGGGGATGAGTTTCGTCGGATGCGGGGTCATCAACTTCGAGGTGCTGCGATTCGCGCGGCACCGACTGCCGCGACTGCGCGAGGTGGCCGTGTTCGACCTCGACCCCGCACGGGCGGAGGCGTTCGCCGAACGGGCGCGCGGGCAGTGGCCGGAGATGACCGTGACGATCTGCGAGGACGTCGAGCGGGCCATGGCTTCGCACCGGTTGGTGTCGCTGGCCACCACCGCGGGGGAACCGCACCTGACCACCGAGGCCTGCCGACCCGGCACCGTGGTGCTCCACGTGTCGCTGCGCGATCTCACCGTGGAGTCGATCCTCGCCGCGCGCAACGTCGTCGACGACGTCGACCACGTGTGCCGGGCGGCCACGTCGCTGGATCTGGCCGCGCGGGCGACCGGGAACCGCGACTTCGTGCACGCCGAGATCGGGGCCCTGCTCGACGGGACCACCCGGCTGCCCTACGACGAGGACGCCGTGACGGTGTTCTCGCCCTTCGGCCTCGGCTGTCTCGACGCGGCGCTGGCCGCGTACACCCTCGACGAGGCGGTCGGACGTGGTCTCGGCATCGACATCCCCGACTTCGTGGACTGA
- a CDS encoding MbtH family protein yields the protein MSSDTYLVVLNHEEQYSVWPADRDLPAGWRPEGTSGTREECLDHIERVWTDMRPLSLRRRMDDESR from the coding sequence ATGTCCTCGGACACCTATCTGGTGGTGCTGAACCACGAGGAGCAGTACTCCGTGTGGCCCGCCGATCGGGACCTGCCGGCGGGCTGGAGACCGGAAGGGACCTCGGGGACCCGTGAGGAATGCCTGGACCACATCGAACGGGTGTGGACCGACATGCGACCTCTGAGCCTGCGGCGGCGGATGGACGACGAGTCCCGCTGA